The nucleotide sequence AGTCCCGGTACGAGAACCACCTCGGCCGGATGGTGGACCTCCTCGACGCGCAGACGGCGCTCGACGTCGCCCGCGCCGCGCGGATCCGCGCGGAGAACGACGTTCGGCTCTCTCGCGCGCAACGGTTGTACGCCTCCGGCGGGCTGCTCTCCTTTGCGGCTCGAGACGAGGAAAAGGAGAAGAACCGGTGAACGGAATGACGACGAAGCGTTCGTTCGGGACGCGTACCGCCGCCGCGGCGGCGATCCTTGCGTTCGCCACGGGGCTTTCCGCCTGCGGGGAAAAGGGGAAGCAGGGGACGGCGGTTTCCCGCCCGGTAGTACAGGGGGTGGAGGTGATGGTCCTCCATCAGATTCCGCGAGAGACGACGGCGGAAGCGCTCGGGACGGTCCGGGCGAAGACGACCGCCGCGGTGGCCCCACAGGTGATGGGGCGGCTGACCGGCGTCGCGGTTTCGGAAGGGTCGGTGGTGGCGGCGGGGGCGCTCCTCGCGACGATCGACGACACGACGGCCCGCGCGCAGCTCGCCTCGGCCGAAGGGGCGGTGGCGGAAGCCGAAGCGGCCCGGGAGGAAGTCGAGGGGTCCATCTCCCAGGCGGAGGCCGCGAAGGTCCTCGCGGAGAAGACGTTCGACCGGTTCCGCAAGCTGCTGGAGGGGAAAGTGGTCACGCGGCAGGAGTTCGACGAGGTCGAGATGCGGCGCACCGTGGCGGTGAAGGATCTCGAGCGGGCGCAGCGGAAGAAGGCGCAGTTGACCGCGAAGATCGCCCAGGCGAAAGGCCAGGCCGCCGCGGCGAGGGCGATGCTCGCCTGGACCCGGGTGACCGCCCCCTTCGCGGGGGTGATCGTAGAGAAGCGGGCCGACACAGGGTCGATGGCCGTCCCCGGCGTTCCCCTCTTCGTCCTCGAGGATCCGCGCCGTCACCGCATCGAGGCGTCCGTTTCCGAGGCGTATCTCCCTCTCCTCGGGAAGGGAACGCCGGTCCGGGTCGTCCTTGACGCCGACCCGGCGAAACCGTTCACGGTCGCCGTCACGGAGGTGGTCCCGACGATCGACCCGGCGAGCCGCACCTTTACGGTCAAGGCGGACCTCCCATCGGGCCGGGCGCGGTCGGGCCAGTCCGCCAAGGTTCGTTTCGCCGCCGGGCGGGGAACGGTCCTCGCGGTCCCGAAACGGGCTCTCACCCGCGCGGGCGGCTCCGACGGCGTGTTCACGGTCGGCGCCGCGGACAACGTGGCGCGTCTCACCATGATCACCCTCGGCGCGGAGGAAGGCGACCGGGTGGAAGTCCTCTCCGGCATCGAAGAAGGAGTGTGGGTCGCCCTGTCGCCGCTCGACAAGCTCTCCGACGGCGCGCGGGTGGAGGTCCGCCGGTGAACGCCCCGGAGCCGATCCGCCATCTCGGGATCGCCGGCCGGATCGCGGCCGCCTTCATCGGGTCCCGCCTCACGCCGCTGGTCATCATCGCGTCGGTCCTGCTCGGCGTGGGCGCCGTGCTCCTTCTCCCGCGGGAGGAGGAGCCGCAGATCGTGGTGCCGATGGTCGACGTCTTCGTTCAGATGCCCGGGGCCTCGGCGAACGAGGTGGAGAACCGGGTCACCCGGCCGATGGAGAAGCTGCTGTGGGAGATCCCGGGGGTGGAGTACGTCTACTCCACGACGTCGCCCGGGCAGTCGATGGCGATCGTCCGGTTCAAGGTGGGGCAGGACGAGGGAAAAAGCATCGTCCGCCTGAACCAGAAGATGTCCGCCAATTTCGACCTGATCCCGCCGGGGGCGACCTGGCCGCTGATCAAGCCGCGTTCCATCGACGACGTCCCGATCCTTGCGGTCACGCTCTCCTCGGTCCGCCACGACCCGTTCTCTCTGCGCCGGATCGCCCAGCAGCTCCACGACCAGGTGACATCGGTCCCCGACGTCTCGGAGGTGAAGATCATCGGCGGCCGGCGGCGCCAGGTGCGGGTGCTCCTCGACCCGGCCCGGATGGCGGCGCGCGGCGTCGCACCGGCCGCCCTCGTCGGGATGCTGCGGCAGGCGAACCGGCAGCTTCCCTCGGGGAGCTTTTCCGCCGGGAACCGCGAGTTCCTCGTCGAGGCGGGCGGGTTCCTGCGCACGGCCGAGGACGTGGGCCAGGTGGTCGCGGGGGTCGCGGGCGGACGTCCCGTCTATCTTCGGGACGTGGCGCGGATCGTGGACGGGCCGGAGGAGCCGGCCGACTACGTCCTCTTCGGGCTGGGGCCGGCGGCGCGCGCGGGCGACGCCGGGGCGCACCCCGCGGTGACCCTCTCCGTCGCCAAGCGGAAGGGGACCAACGCGATCGAGGTGGCGGACAAGGTCTTGGCGAAGGTCGAGGCGCTGAAAGGATCTCTCGTCCCGGGCGACGTCACCCTGACGGTCACGCGGAACTACGGCGAGACGGCCGCGGAGAAGTCGAACGAGCTCCTCCTGCACATGCTGATCGCCGTCGTCTCGGTGTCGATCCTCATCTGGTTCACCCTCGGGTTCCGTGAGGCGGGGATCGTCGCGACGGTCATCCCCGTGACCCTCGCCCTCACCCTCACCGTCTTCTACCTCACCGGGTACACGCTGAACCGGGTGACGCTCTTCGCGCTCATCTTCTCCATCGGGATCCTCGTGGACGACGCGATCGTCGTGGTCGAAAACATCGTCCGCCACTACCGGCTCCCGGAGAACCGGGGGCGCTCCGTGACCGACATCGCGATCGAGGCGGTGGACGAAGTCGGAAACCCTACGATCCTCGCCACGTTCGCCGTCATCGCCGCGATCCTTCCGATGGCGTTCGTCCGGGGCCTGATGGGCCCGTACATGCGGCCGATCCCGGTGGGCGCCACGGCGGCGATGCTCTTCTCTCTCCTCGTCGCCTTCGTCGTCACCCCCTGGACCGGGGTCCGGCTGCTTCGGAAGGAAGTCGGGGGGCAGGATCATGCCACCGAGGGGTGGACCACGCGCCTCTACCGGGAGGCGATGGGGCGGCTCCTTCACCGGCCCGCCTGGCGCTACGGCTTCCTGACGATGGTCGTCGTGCTGCTGCTCGGATCCGCGTCGCTCGTCGCGCTCCGGTGGGTGCAGGTGAAGATGTTGCCGTTCGACAACAAGAGCGAGTTCCAGGTGGTCGTCGACATGCCGGAAGGGTCGACGCTCGAGCAGACCGCCGCCGCGACCCGGGAGGTCGGCGCCGTCGTCGCCGCCGTGCCGGAAGTGTCGAATTACCAGATGTACGTCGGGACCTCCTCCCCTTACAACTTCAACGGGCTGGTGCGCCACTACTTCCTGCGGCGGGGGGCGAACGTGGCGGACCTACAGGTGAACCTCGTCCCGAAGGGGGAGCGGAAGGACCAGAGCCACGACATCGCAAGGCGGGTCCGTCCGGCGATCCAGGCGGCGGCCGCGCGGTACGGCGCGAACGTGAAGGTGTCGGAAGTCCCCCCGGGACCGCCGGTCCTGCAGACGCTGGTGGCCGAAGTGTACGGGCCGGACTACCCGGGGCAGATCGAGGTTGCCCGCAAGGTCAAGGAGATCCTGTCGAAGACCCCGGGGGTGGTCGACATCGACTGGTACGTGGAGGATGATCAACCGCGATACCGGTTCGAGGTCGATCCGGCCAAGGCGGCGTCGAACGGCGTTTCCACGGAACAGGTGGCCGAAACGCTGCGCCTCGCGGTGGACGGGACGAGCGTCGGCCTGCTCCACCGGGCCGGGGAGAAGGAGGACGTGCCGATCGTCCTGCGCCTCCCGCGGGCGGATCGGTCGCGGCTGGACAGCCTGAAAGCGGTCCGGGTGACGGGCCGCCGGGGGAACCTCGTCCCCCTCGGCGAGTTGGTGCGGGTGAAGGAGGAGACCGCCGAGAAGAGCATCTACCACAAGAACCTGATGCCCGTGGTGTACGTGACCGCCGACGTCGCCGGGGTGGTGGAAAGCCCCGTGTACGCCATCCTGTCGATCGACAAGGAGCTCGACAAGCTGACGCTTCCGGGCGGGTACAAGCTCGAGCGGTACGTGGCGGCCCAGCCGGGGTCCGACCGGAAGATCGCGATGAAGTGGGACGGGGAGTGGCATATCACCTACGAGGTGTTCCGCGACCTCGGCCTCGCGTTCGCCGCCGTGCTCGTGCTGATCTACATCCTGGTGGTCGGGTGGT is from Deltaproteobacteria bacterium CG2_30_66_27 and encodes:
- a CDS encoding multidrug transporter AcrB, producing MRHLGIAGRIAAAFIGSRLTPLVIIASVLLGVGAVLLLPREEEPQIVVPMVDVFVQMPGASANEVENRVTRPMEKLLWEIPGVEYVYSTTSPGQSMAIVRFKVGQDEGKSIVRLNQKMSANFDLIPPGATWPLIKPRSIDDVPILAVTLSSVRHDPFSLRRIAQQLHDQVTSVPDVSEVKIIGGRRRQVRVLLDPARMAARGVAPAALVGMLRQANRQLPSGSFSAGNREFLVEAGGFLRTAEDVGQVVAGVAGGRPVYLRDVARIVDGPEEPADYVLFGLGPAARAGDAGAHPAVTLSVAKRKGTNAIEVADKVLAKVEALKGSLVPGDVTLTVTRNYGETAAEKSNELLLHMLIAVVSVSILIWFTLGFREAGIVATVIPVTLALTLTVFYLTGYTLNRVTLFALIFSIGILVDDAIVVVENIVRHYRLPENRGRSVTDIAIEAVDEVGNPTILATFAVIAAILPMAFVRGLMGPYMRPIPVGATAAMLFSLLVAFVVTPWTGVRLLRKEVGGQDHATEGWTTRLYREAMGRLLHRPAWRYGFLTMVVVLLLGSASLVALRWVQVKMLPFDNKSEFQVVVDMPEGSTLEQTAAATREVGAVVAAVPEVSNYQMYVGTSSPYNFNGLVRHYFLRRGANVADLQVNLVPKGERKDQSHDIARRVRPAIQAAAARYGANVKVSEVPPGPPVLQTLVAEVYGPDYPGQIEVARKVKEILSKTPGVVDIDWYVEDDQPRYRFEVDPAKAASNGVSTEQVAETLRLAVDGTSVGLLHRAGEKEDVPIVLRLPRADRSRLDSLKAVRVTGRRGNLVPLGELVRVKEETAEKSIYHKNLMPVVYVTADVAGVVESPVYAILSIDKELDKLTLPGGYKLERYVAAQPGSDRKIAMKWDGEWHITYEVFRDLGLAFAAVLVLIYILVVGWFQSFRTPLTIMAAIPFSLVGILPAHALMGAFFTATSMIGFIAGAGIVVRNSIILVDFVELRLKQGMPLDQAVIDAGAVRFRPMLLTAAAVIVGASVILFDPIFQGMAISLMAGEVASLLLSRMTVPILYFMSMDRSAR